TTGAGGAGGGGTGTTGGAGCTGGTTGTTTGATACAAGACACCATGACCAAGAAAGttggagatgaagaagaagagacaAGGAAAGAGAAATTGGGGCTTTGGTCTGCACGAAATAAAGCTTGGTCGTATTGACCAAAGCTCTTTATCTCCTTTTGATACAAAGCACTTTGGATATTGAGGTGTCCACTTTGTCCACTTTGGATACTGTTTCACTTTAGTGCATGTGAGCACGTGACAGTGTATATATTTGCAAGTCCACAAATAAGAATAGAACACCTATAGAATAAAGTAAcagatttttattcttttatgctGTGTAAATAGGAAGGGAATGAAACACAAGAAACTTTTTCCATCATTGTCTTCTTTTCAATATTCTTACATCTTATGCTTTCGAATGACTTACTAAATTGGTCGGACATTCTATGTTGCCATTCGTTCTAAAATTGCATTTTTTTTGGTCATTAACTCATACTCAAGGAAAACGAAGCATACTGACAGCAATTTTTGCCCAACATTTTCTCTTTAGTATGTATGTATACATCATTTAAAAGGTTTTTAATGTCTGTAGTTACTTGAGATTTTTCTCGATGGAGAGTGACAATGTATTCTGAAGTACATTAAACTATTTGGTTAGCTAAATGTGGGGAACATTTGTAAATTCCTCATTTGATCAGAATCAAGTCTAGGCATTGCATAGAAAGAAAGAGTCACAGAAAAATAAAACTGTTGCATATGCCCCCTAGTTTGACAGATGAATTACTGGGGGCTGAGGCTAATATAAGTCTTAAGTCTGCTGGAGAGAGGCGCAAGTTGTATAACCTCATTACCTGATGAATGAGACTATCATGAATAATTGGTGGGTGGCGCAAGTCATTTTAGggattcttgagtttcattgtgaTTTTATCCTATTAAACACTGCTGTTTCATAGGAACTACTTCTTGACTGCGATATTTGTCATTCTATCGTTCTCAAAATAGATATCATTTCTCTAACAGGGTTCAGTTCTAGGTGTGGAAGTTGAAACACCACCAAGATCATATTCTACCCAATTGATTGCATCAAATGATACCAAAGATGCCAGTTTAGTAGCCAATGCTAAAGATGGGTTCTTACTGAAACGCCAGATATACACGTTAAAGGTCCCTCAGGTGATTACCATCTCAAACTACCAACTTGATTATCTCTCTCTTGCTTTGGCTTTCTTTTTCATTCCTGTTGTGTTTCAAGAAAGGGGCTATATTTGTCTACTTTTGGATCTTTCAAGGTTGCCGGAGGTTCTATTCTCTCCATTAAAGTCAGTTGGTCACAGAAATTACTGTATCAAGATGGTCAATTTTCCTTAAATATACCTTTCAGTTTCCCATGGTATGTCAATCCAGTTGCAAAGCTATTGTGTAAGAAAGAAAGGATTCAGTTGAACGTGAACTCTGGTATGGGGACAGAGATTTTATGCGAAAGCTCTAGTCATCCTTTAAAGGTGAACCTTTTTCAAACTATCTAGTCATGaatataacaagtgataattttTTTTCTAACCCCTTTTACGTTTTCTCTCTAGGAAACAAGACGTCTGGccagtaatttaggatttttatacGAGAGGGAAGTTCGGGCATGGTCGATGAATGACTTCAATTTCTCGTACAAAGTAAGAGCACCTCCTTGGTTATCTTTTTTGCTTCCTTTTACTTCTTTCCTTTCCCTCAGTTTGAATGACAAGGGGTACTTGGAGCTTCTTTGTGAACTACTCTTAGTTTTTCATtagtcatttcttttctttccttctttattttgAAGAGCTTCATGAATCCTCACTAATACATGCATATTACCTTCAGGTCCCTTCAAGCGAGATCCGTGGGAGTGTGCTCCTGAACTCTCCGTCTATGCTTGATATTGATCAGAGAGAAATGTTTTGCTTCTATCTTAACCCACCAACTGTCAATAGGAAGAAGGTTAGTTAACCTTGTTATAACTTAATGTTTTGAACGTGAATTAATTTTTGATCAAAATGTAATTTTAACCTGTGATCCCTGAATCCTAAAAATGTTATATTTCGTCACACTACATGTTCAACTAAATGTTATTCTTCATTCTGCTGTACATATTAAAGCTAAGTCCAGCCAAACCAGGTCAAGCCTGCCAAATCAGAAAAATAGGTAAAAAAGGAAAGGATTGTGTTAACCCTTTGTTGCCATGGACTTTATCATTGGAAACTACAGTTCATAAGACATCCAAACTACCTTATACACCTTGTCTCCTTTGGCATCCGGCATAATACTGATGTAGCTTTGCCTTCAAGTTTGCAGCTTGAACTTATAGCTCAAGCTCAACTCAGCCTCTCCTCTTGCTCTACATAGTATTATTTGTTTCTATTGTCATCTTGAATCTGTCTCTATAATCCCTCTTTGCAAACCCCTATTGGAGTTTTAGAGTATGATTCCTGCACAATTTGAGTAGGCATCTCTTCTTTTTATTTAGaaaagaatttttctttttacGAATTTGTTATCTGTTCTTGGGTTACTTAAATGCATATATTGTTGATTTTTAGGTTTTCAGGAAAGAAGTGGTATATATTGTTGATATAAGTGCAAGCATGCAAGGAAAGCCTCTTGAGAATGTCAAAGCTGCACTACTGGCTGCCCTCTCTAAGCTCAATCCAGCGGATACTTTTAACATCATCGCTTTCAATGAGAATAGCTTATTGTTTTCATCATCCATGGTGACATCAAGCAAGGAGTCAATCGGACAAGCAATTCAGTGGATTGATCAGAATATTGTAGCTGAGGGAAGTACTGACATTTCCCTGCCTCTAAACCAGGTGACTGACATTCAGCTCAAGATGGCAAATCTACTTGGCTCTTTCCTTAAGATATTATATATTCCGGCTTAGTAGTGTGACTTTCCTTTACTATGAACTGGCATGATAATGCCTATTATTTCCAGAGAAGAGTACTGCACGGAAAGCGCAATTAAGTAGAACTTCTATTTGCGTCCTAGTTGGCTCAGTTGCAGATCTTGTAGCTTTTTTTTGGTTAGTTTGACTTCTGACTATGTGTAGAGGATATACATGTACTGGGAGGACGGAATAATTGAACAaaaagatcatgtggatgatgcaTCCTAAATTGACTCATGATGTGTTCAATTTGATAGAGAGGATTTTTAGGTCATTTGTTAATACTCAATTGATGCAGAGTCTTAGAATAGGGCGGTTGCTACTAGCTCTAACTGTTTGATCCTTGTATCCCTTTTATTTACCAAGTTAATTAGCCCAAATTTTATCGCACCACACATTTAATATTATGATGGTGATTTACTTTATCAAAAGATGTGGCATTATGTTGATTTCACATTTTTTTGGCACATTTTAGTCTCGTAATCTGCCCTTGTAAACTCGTTCAAGTCAGGCAATAGAGATGCTATCAAAAAATGGTGATTCAATTCCTCTTGTTTTTCTAATCACTGATGGATCTGTTGGAGATGAAAGAGAAATTTGTGAAGCCTTGAGGGGACAGTTGATGAAGAGAGGCTTGAAAGCTCCGCGAATTTCGACTTTTGGCATTGGTGGGTTTGTTTTTCTTTCACATCTCTAAATTACTTTCTACCCCTGCTTCAATAGCGATTCTCGAGTGCTTAATTATTCATCACTTATGTCTAGACTAGTTCATCATTTTGTATATGAATAACCACGTAGCTGAGTCAGGAGCAATTGTGACAGAATCTAAATTGAAATCACACTGAATTTTAAATAAGAGAAGCATATATAAAAGCTTAAGAGGGATTTCCCTTCAAGTCATATCAATATGggaactttttcttttaagaaaagtACCCTAACGAGGGAAACTAGTACACATAGTGCCTCTAGACAAGTTTTAAAGTGTATGTTAACTATCCATGTCTTCAAGAATATTGCATGTAATCCATGTCTAAGATCATATAGTTTCACGGCATGCTGTGTCCGTTGTCAGCACCGTCGATCGTGTTAAATTTTCTTATTGCCTTATCTTATGTCTTTTTATTGTCATACAAGAATTAGTGTTGCTTTACTTGATTGTTCCATCATAGATAACTAATTTTGTATTTGTGCTTATTTATGTCCCTTTCTCGTTCTCATCCTGTCATCTGCAGCAGCTAGCTTATTTTTCTGGATAAGTGAGCTTAAGTAGTTCTGTTTCTCAAGCTTTTCCTCGATGCACTCTCAGGTTTATACTGTAATCACTACTTCTTGCAAATGCTTGCTCAGATGGGGAGAGGTTACTATGATGCTGCATACGATGTAGGTGCGTTTAATTCTACAATGTCGCATCTTTAGTAATTCTGTTTACTTTTCTCAGGGCAATAATTTGTGCATTTAactaaaagattttatttttatgctagaGTTTCAACGACTTACTTGTTGAGCCTCTTCAATGCTTACTAAGTAATTGCAGAAAAGCCAGTCCTGGACTCTAATTACATTTGAAGTTTCCTTCTTTTTAGGATAAACTTAAAAACAGAAGCTACTGCATATTGGTTTTCTATCATCTGTTTAAATACACATTTTGGCGAAAAATATGCCAAGACTACTATTGTCGATAAATAACCTAGCCAAAATGTTGAAATATCACTAGGTGTCTCAACATGGCATGAAGATCTACTTTAATTATAATGAAAAAATAGAAGATAAAATCTATAGCTTCTTTCTTCACTAATCCCATCTTTAGGTGTCTCAACATGTCGATGGAGTCCGTAGCCTCCTCGCATTCCGATCTTAGAAAGATGTTCTGAATAGTTACTAGTACTTGTTATCACCCTCAGCCCAAAAGTTCTTAGAATTAACTTTTATTTAACACAACATGATTCAAAAGTACTTGAATTTTGACTAATGATTTTAATTCTTCACATTAATTTCCCTGATCAGATTCAATCAGTTCTCGGCTAGAAAGACTACTTAACAGCACATCATCAGTCATTCTTGCGGACCTGAGAATCGATGCTTTGGAAAATCTTGATTCATTTGAGGTATATAAACAACTACATTTTCTTTATAACCTGAGGGGAGAGAAGAATATCCCAAGTGTAAATAGATAATTTTGCCCCATCGCTGCTTTCAAAGTATCACTCTCATAAAATTTCCACTATAGAGTACACTGCTTAgttagtttatttttcttttgccatATTATGGTCCTTATGATATAAAGATGTAGAAATCAATAAGAAGCACAACTTTTCTGCTATACTACGTGTACTACTTTAAAAAAATGTGATTTCAGTATAACCCGAACTTAGTTCAGGTGATATAGGCTGGTACTTCTGTAGAAGTGAGTCAGGATCGATTAATGTGCTTGTTTGAAATTGAACTCTACAGTGGTCAAATGTACTTAATCAGCAGCATCATACATGCCCTTATTTTTATTAATCTCTGCCGTCTATCTGACAGTTCTAGCCACTGTTCTTGCTGCAGCTATATCCATGTTATCTGCCAGACCTGTTGTCTTCAAGATCACTGATTGTATCTGGCAGATTATTTGGGAACTGTCCTGACTCTATTAAAGTTAGCGGTACTTTAGCAGATTCGAGCAATTTCGTGGTGGATGTCAAAGTGCAAAAAGCTAAGGATTTTCCTTTGGAAAGAGTAAGGTCTTCCATCTTGAATTCCTTACTGAAATGCTAATTTGATTTACCTTTGAAGAGGAGGAAGTCATAAGAAAAAGTACTTTGTGTATGTGGTAGTCTAGCTTTTCCTGGATTTCGTTTTTGCATGACTTTTCCCTATGTCAACAGGTTCATTCTATAAACCATCTACCTTTCTTATTCCCTGTATATAATCGAACAGATATCACATTTGTACTTTTTCTTGTGTCCGCATGCTTACATGAACCTTGCTGGAAGTGTAGAAAGATATTTAAACTTATGCTTGTTTCCTTACAAAGGTTTTCGCAAGGAGACAAATTGAAATGCTAACTGCCAATGCCTGGTTTTCCGGAAGCAAGCAACTGGAGGAGAAGGTCTGTCTAATGAATCTTGAGTTCTTATAGTGCTGCATAAATAAGTTCCGATAAATGATGACATGTTCATTGCAAGTCCTTGCAACATTTAAGAATTTAATAATCGTGCTTTGGACATATAGCCCAATCCTTAACAG
This DNA window, taken from Nicotiana tabacum cultivar K326 chromosome 4, ASM71507v2, whole genome shotgun sequence, encodes the following:
- the LOC107788804 gene encoding uncharacterized protein LOC107788804 isoform X8; translated protein: MNYTFWNQVELEIAQVGSVLGVEVETPPRSYSTQLIASNDTKDASLVANAKDGFLLKRQIYTLKVPQVAGGSILSIKVSWSQKLLYQDGQFSLNIPFSFPWYVNPVAKLLCKKERIQLNVNSGMGTEILCESSSHPLKETRRLASNLGFLYEREVRAWSMNDFNFSYKVPSSEIRGSVLLNSPSMLDIDQREMFCFYLNPPTVNRKKVFRKEVVYIVDISASMQGKPLENVKAALLAALSKLNPADTFNIIAFNENSLLFSSSMVTSSKESIGQAIQWIDQNIVAEGSTDISLPLNQAIEMLSKNGDSIPLVFLITDGSVGDEREICEALRGQLMKRGLKAPRISTFGIGLYCNHYFLQMLAQMGRGYYDAAYDVDSISSRLERLLNSTSSVILADLRIDALENLDSFELYPCYLPDLLSSRSLIVSGRLFGNCPDSIKVSGTLADSSNFVVDVKVQKAKDFPLERVFARRQIEMLTANAWFSGSKQLEEKVVKLSLQTGVPSEYSNLILVENKKERQTSKLEVTDETSDLNVKKVIYLRALGFGFGNLKATVDNLPVEAAEPKLHETSEMVFAAASNFCGKLCDCCCCMCFIQFCSRVNDRCAVTLAQLCTALACFECFSFCCEVCGECG
- the LOC107788804 gene encoding uncharacterized protein LOC107788804 isoform X7, with protein sequence MNYTFWNQVELEIAQVGSVLGVEVETPPRSYSTQLIASNDTKDASLVANAKDGFLLKRQIYTLKVPQVAGGSILSIKVSWSQKLLYQDGQFSLNIPFSFPWYVNPVAKLLCKKERIQLNVNSGMGTEILCESSSHPLKETRRLASNLGFLYEREVRAWSMNDFNFSYKVPSSEIRGSVLLNSPSMLDIDQREMFCFYLNPPTVNRKKVFRKEVVYIVDISASMQGKPLENVKAALLAALSKLNPADTFNIIAFNENSLLFSSSMVTSSKESIGQAIQWIDQNIVAEGSTDISLPLNQAIEMLSKNGDSIPLVFLITDGSVGDEREICEALRGQLMKRGLKAPRISTFGIGLYCNHYFLQMLAQMGRGYYDAAYDVDSISSRLERLLNSTSSVILADLRIDALENLDSFELYPCYLPDLLSSRSLIVSGRLFGNCPDSIKVSGTLADSSNFVVDVKVQKAKDFPLERVFARRQIEMLTANAWFSGSKQLEEKVVKLSLQTGVPSEYSNLILVENKKERQTSKLEVTDEKTSDLNVKKVIYLRALGFGFGNLKATVDNLPVEAAEPKLHETSEMVFAAASNFCGKLCDCCCCMCFIQFCSRVNDRCAVTLAQLCTALACFECFSFCCEVCGECG
- the LOC107788804 gene encoding uncharacterized protein LOC107788804 isoform X11, translated to MSLVRSVLFIFMGSVLGVEVETPPRSYSTQLIASNDTKDASLVANAKDGFLLKRQIYTLKVPQVAGGSILSIKVSWSQKLLYQDGQFSLNIPFSFPWYVNPVAKLLCKKERIQLNVNSGMGTEILCESSSHPLKETRRLASNLGFLYEREVRAWSMNDFNFSYKVPSSEIRGSVLLNSPSMLDIDQREMFCFYLNPPTVNRKKVFRKEVVYIVDISASMQGKPLENVKAALLAALSKLNPADTFNIIAFNENSLLFSSSMVTSSKESIGQAIQWIDQNIVAEGSTDISLPLNQAIEMLSKNGDSIPLVFLITDGSVGDEREICEALRGQLMKRGLKAPRISTFGIGLYCNHYFLQMLAQMGRGYYDAAYDVDSISSRLERLLNSTSSVILADLRIDALENLDSFELYPCYLPDLLSSRSLIVSGRLFGNCPDSIKVSGTLADSSNFVVDVKVQKAKDFPLERVFARRQIEMLTANAWFSGSKQLEEKVVKLSLQTGVPSEYSNLILVENKKERQTSKLEVTDEKTSDLNVKKVIYLRALGFGFGNLKATVDNLPVEAAEPKLHETSEMVFAAASNFCGKLCDCCCCMCFIQFCSRVNDRCAVTLAQLCTALACFECFSFCCEVCGECG
- the LOC107788804 gene encoding uncharacterized protein LOC107788804 isoform X4, yielding MADDFATSVDMGLQLAKRIYYGKNPPKPLVMEKKSSFTEINYLPTGPMMYAVIRDPSIVDNPDIPSYQPYVHGRCDPPALIPLDMHAIGMEVDCYMDTAFVTVNGSWRVHCVASSRCCDCRFAVPMGEQGSVLGVEVETPPRSYSTQLIASNDTKDASLVANAKDGFLLKRQIYTLKVPQVAGGSILSIKVSWSQKLLYQDGQFSLNIPFSFPWYVNPVAKLLCKKERIQLNVNSGMGTEILCESSSHPLKETRRLASNLGFLYEREVRAWSMNDFNFSYKVPSSEIRGSVLLNSPSMLDIDQREMFCFYLNPPTVNRKKVFRKEVVYIVDISASMQGKPLENVKAALLAALSKLNPADTFNIIAFNENSLLFSSSMVTSSKESIGQAIQWIDQNIVAEGSTDISLPLNQAIEMLSKNGDSIPLVFLITDGSVGDEREICEALRGQLMKRGLKAPRISTFGIGLYCNHYFLQMLAQMGRGYYDAAYDVDSISSRLERLLNSTSSVILADLRIDALENLDSFELYPCYLPDLLSSRSLIVSGRLFGNCPDSIKVSGTLADSSNFVVDVKVQKAKDFPLERVFARRQIEMLTANAWFSGSKQLEEKVVKLSLQTGVPSEYSNLILVENKKERQTSKLEVTDEKTSDLNVKKVIYLRALGFGFGNLKATVDNLPVEAAEPKLHETSEMVFAAASNFCGKLCDCCCCMCFIQFCSRVNDRCAVTLAQLCTALACFECFSFCCEVCGECG
- the LOC107788804 gene encoding uncharacterized protein LOC107788804 isoform X5, encoding MADDFATSVDMGLQLAKRIYYGKNPPKPLVMEKKSSFTEINYLPTGPMMYAVIRDPSIVDNPDIPSYQPYVHGRCDPPALIPLDMHAIGMEVDCYMDTAFVTVNGSWRVHCVASSRCCDCRFAVPMGEQGSVLGVEVETPPRSYSTQLIASNDTKDASLVANAKDGFLLKRQIYTLKVPQVAGGSILSIKVSWSQKLLYQDGQFSLNIPFSFPWYVNPVAKLLCKKERIQLNVNSGMGTEILCESSSHPLKETRRLASNLGFLYEREVRAWSMNDFNFSYKVPSSEIRGSVLLNSPSMLDIDQREMFCFYLNPPTVNRKKVFRKEVVYIVDISASMQGKPLENVKAALLAALSKLNPADTFNIIAFNENSLLFSSSMVTSSKESIGQAIQWIDQNIVAEGSTDISLPLNQAIEMLSKNGDSIPLVFLITDGSVGDEREICEALRGQLMKRGLKAPRISTFGIGLYCNHYFLQMLAQMGRGYYDAAYDVDSISSRLERLLNSTSSVILADLRIDALENLDSFELYPCYLPDLLSSRSLIVSGRLFGNCPDSIKVSGTLADSSNFVVDVKVQKAKDFPLERVFARRQIEMLTANAWFSGSKQLEEKVVKLSLQTGVPSEYSNLILVENKKERQTSKLEVTDETSDLNVKKVIYLRALGFGFGNLKATVDNLPVEAAEPKLHETSEMVFAAASNFCGKLCDCCCCMCFIQFCSRVNDRCAVTLAQLCTALACFECFSFCCEVCGECG
- the LOC107788804 gene encoding uncharacterized protein LOC107788804 isoform X6, which gives rise to MLMPWLGLLVKRAQVFGKAMDELYLLEPSGVRNSTSGVEVETPPRSYSTQLIASNDTKDASLVANAKDGFLLKRQIYTLKVPQVAGGSILSIKVSWSQKLLYQDGQFSLNIPFSFPWYVNPVAKLLCKKERIQLNVNSGMGTEILCESSSHPLKETRRLASNLGFLYEREVRAWSMNDFNFSYKVPSSEIRGSVLLNSPSMLDIDQREMFCFYLNPPTVNRKKVFRKEVVYIVDISASMQGKPLENVKAALLAALSKLNPADTFNIIAFNENSLLFSSSMVTSSKESIGQAIQWIDQNIVAEGSTDISLPLNQAIEMLSKNGDSIPLVFLITDGSVGDEREICEALRGQLMKRGLKAPRISTFGIGLYCNHYFLQMLAQMGRGYYDAAYDVDSISSRLERLLNSTSSVILADLRIDALENLDSFELYPCYLPDLLSSRSLIVSGRLFGNCPDSIKVSGTLADSSNFVVDVKVQKAKDFPLERVFARRQIEMLTANAWFSGSKQLEEKVVKLSLQTGVPSEYSNLILVENKKERQTSKLEVTDEKTSDLNVKKVIYLRALGFGFGNLKATVDNLPVEAAEPKLHETSEMVFAAASNFCGKLCDCCCCMCFIQFCSRVNDRCAVTLAQLCTALACFECFSFCCEVCGECG
- the LOC107788804 gene encoding uncharacterized protein LOC107788804 isoform X2; the protein is MADDFATSVDMGLQLAKRIYYGKNPPKPLVMEKKSSFTEINYLPTGPMMYAVIRDPSIVDNPDIPSYQPYVHGRCDPPALIPLDMHAIGMEVDCYMDTAFVTVNGSWRVHCVASSRCCDCRFAVPMGEQGLLVKRAQVFGKAMDELYLLEPSGVRNSTSGVEVETPPRSYSTQLIASNDTKDASLVANAKDGFLLKRQIYTLKVPQVAGGSILSIKVSWSQKLLYQDGQFSLNIPFSFPWYVNPVAKLLCKKERIQLNVNSGMGTEILCESSSHPLKETRRLASNLGFLYEREVRAWSMNDFNFSYKVPSSEIRGSVLLNSPSMLDIDQREMFCFYLNPPTVNRKKVFRKEVVYIVDISASMQGKPLENVKAALLAALSKLNPADTFNIIAFNENSLLFSSSMVTSSKESIGQAIQWIDQNIVAEGSTDISLPLNQAIEMLSKNGDSIPLVFLITDGSVGDEREICEALRGQLMKRGLKAPRISTFGIGLYCNHYFLQMLAQMGRGYYDAAYDVDSISSRLERLLNSTSSVILADLRIDALENLDSFELYPCYLPDLLSSRSLIVSGRLFGNCPDSIKVSGTLADSSNFVVDVKVQKAKDFPLERVFARRQIEMLTANAWFSGSKQLEEKVVKLSLQTGVPSEYSNLILVENKKERQTSKLEVTDETSDLNVKKVIYLRALGFGFGNLKATVDNLPVEAAEPKLHETSEMVFAAASNFCGKLCDCCCCMCFIQFCSRVNDRCAVTLAQLCTALACFECFSFCCEVCGECG
- the LOC107788804 gene encoding uncharacterized protein LOC107788804 isoform X9, giving the protein MDELYLLEPSGVRNSTSGVEVETPPRSYSTQLIASNDTKDASLVANAKDGFLLKRQIYTLKVPQVAGGSILSIKVSWSQKLLYQDGQFSLNIPFSFPWYVNPVAKLLCKKERIQLNVNSGMGTEILCESSSHPLKETRRLASNLGFLYEREVRAWSMNDFNFSYKVPSSEIRGSVLLNSPSMLDIDQREMFCFYLNPPTVNRKKVFRKEVVYIVDISASMQGKPLENVKAALLAALSKLNPADTFNIIAFNENSLLFSSSMVTSSKESIGQAIQWIDQNIVAEGSTDISLPLNQAIEMLSKNGDSIPLVFLITDGSVGDEREICEALRGQLMKRGLKAPRISTFGIGLYCNHYFLQMLAQMGRGYYDAAYDVDSISSRLERLLNSTSSVILADLRIDALENLDSFELYPCYLPDLLSSRSLIVSGRLFGNCPDSIKVSGTLADSSNFVVDVKVQKAKDFPLERVFARRQIEMLTANAWFSGSKQLEEKVVKLSLQTGVPSEYSNLILVENKKERQTSKLEVTDEKTSDLNVKKVIYLRALGFGFGNLKATVDNLPVEAAEPKLHETSEMVFAAASNFCGKLCDCCCCMCFIQFCSRVNDRCAVTLAQLCTALACFECFSFCCEVCGECG
- the LOC107788804 gene encoding uncharacterized protein LOC107788804 isoform X1, translated to MADDFATSVDMGLQLAKRIYYGKNPPKPLVMEKKSSFTEINYLPTGPMMYAVIRDPSIVDNPDIPSYQPYVHGRCDPPALIPLDMHAIGMEVDCYMDTAFVTVNGSWRVHCVASSRCCDCRFAVPMGEQGLLVKRAQVFGKAMDELYLLEPSGVRNSTSGVEVETPPRSYSTQLIASNDTKDASLVANAKDGFLLKRQIYTLKVPQVAGGSILSIKVSWSQKLLYQDGQFSLNIPFSFPWYVNPVAKLLCKKERIQLNVNSGMGTEILCESSSHPLKETRRLASNLGFLYEREVRAWSMNDFNFSYKVPSSEIRGSVLLNSPSMLDIDQREMFCFYLNPPTVNRKKVFRKEVVYIVDISASMQGKPLENVKAALLAALSKLNPADTFNIIAFNENSLLFSSSMVTSSKESIGQAIQWIDQNIVAEGSTDISLPLNQAIEMLSKNGDSIPLVFLITDGSVGDEREICEALRGQLMKRGLKAPRISTFGIGLYCNHYFLQMLAQMGRGYYDAAYDVDSISSRLERLLNSTSSVILADLRIDALENLDSFELYPCYLPDLLSSRSLIVSGRLFGNCPDSIKVSGTLADSSNFVVDVKVQKAKDFPLERVFARRQIEMLTANAWFSGSKQLEEKVVKLSLQTGVPSEYSNLILVENKKERQTSKLEVTDEKTSDLNVKKVIYLRALGFGFGNLKATVDNLPVEAAEPKLHETSEMVFAAASNFCGKLCDCCCCMCFIQFCSRVNDRCAVTLAQLCTALACFECFSFCCEVCGECG
- the LOC107788804 gene encoding uncharacterized protein LOC107788804 isoform X10, translated to MLMPWLGLLVKRAQVFGVEVETPPRSYSTQLIASNDTKDASLVANAKDGFLLKRQIYTLKVPQVAGGSILSIKVSWSQKLLYQDGQFSLNIPFSFPWYVNPVAKLLCKKERIQLNVNSGMGTEILCESSSHPLKETRRLASNLGFLYEREVRAWSMNDFNFSYKVPSSEIRGSVLLNSPSMLDIDQREMFCFYLNPPTVNRKKVFRKEVVYIVDISASMQGKPLENVKAALLAALSKLNPADTFNIIAFNENSLLFSSSMVTSSKESIGQAIQWIDQNIVAEGSTDISLPLNQAIEMLSKNGDSIPLVFLITDGSVGDEREICEALRGQLMKRGLKAPRISTFGIGLYCNHYFLQMLAQMGRGYYDAAYDVDSISSRLERLLNSTSSVILADLRIDALENLDSFELYPCYLPDLLSSRSLIVSGRLFGNCPDSIKVSGTLADSSNFVVDVKVQKAKDFPLERVFARRQIEMLTANAWFSGSKQLEEKVVKLSLQTGVPSEYSNLILVENKKERQTSKLEVTDEKTSDLNVKKVIYLRALGFGFGNLKATVDNLPVEAAEPKLHETSEMVFAAASNFCGKLCDCCCCMCFIQFCSRVNDRCAVTLAQLCTALACFECFSFCCEVCGECG
- the LOC107788804 gene encoding uncharacterized protein LOC107788804 isoform X3, producing MADDFATSVDMGLQLAKRIYYGKNPPKPLVMEKKSSFTEINYLPTGPMMYAVIRDPSIVDNPDIPSYQPYVHGRCDPPALIPLDMHAIGMEVDCYMDTAFVTVNGSWRVHCVASSRCCDCRFAVPMGEQGLLVKRAQVFGVEVETPPRSYSTQLIASNDTKDASLVANAKDGFLLKRQIYTLKVPQVAGGSILSIKVSWSQKLLYQDGQFSLNIPFSFPWYVNPVAKLLCKKERIQLNVNSGMGTEILCESSSHPLKETRRLASNLGFLYEREVRAWSMNDFNFSYKVPSSEIRGSVLLNSPSMLDIDQREMFCFYLNPPTVNRKKVFRKEVVYIVDISASMQGKPLENVKAALLAALSKLNPADTFNIIAFNENSLLFSSSMVTSSKESIGQAIQWIDQNIVAEGSTDISLPLNQAIEMLSKNGDSIPLVFLITDGSVGDEREICEALRGQLMKRGLKAPRISTFGIGLYCNHYFLQMLAQMGRGYYDAAYDVDSISSRLERLLNSTSSVILADLRIDALENLDSFELYPCYLPDLLSSRSLIVSGRLFGNCPDSIKVSGTLADSSNFVVDVKVQKAKDFPLERVFARRQIEMLTANAWFSGSKQLEEKVVKLSLQTGVPSEYSNLILVENKKERQTSKLEVTDEKTSDLNVKKVIYLRALGFGFGNLKATVDNLPVEAAEPKLHETSEMVFAAASNFCGKLCDCCCCMCFIQFCSRVNDRCAVTLAQLCTALACFECFSFCCEVCGECG